The Deinococcus cellulosilyticus NBRC 106333 = KACC 11606 genome contains a region encoding:
- a CDS encoding glycosyltransferase, with the protein MQVLILNPNVGGNAPVVRLWAVHLARQGHQVHLVTNHHPNPHQLPVDVRENLHLHPLEVDEDHGAGNPALSFSTLHQVATLTLEHDVQVVHTHDVLLSTQAAVQARKLTGQAHPVVVTVHGSEPQLMDPRHLPVVRDVLGMADHVTARSRFLACTLAQHVGRTAQVTPSWVDLQRFTPQALPPEEPVTLLHFAGVSSKARSVDALLVLQRVLEQRSAILRMVGQPAALQLCEDLARSLGVLPQVNLVHGTQLQERHFQGVHLQLLTREGEAHGQYLLDGLACGVPAVASRSGAHLEVLHHGQGGVLVPTGDVQQMAGAVLNLMEDRRTYQQLRAQAVQRSLHYAEDRLGFLYRRLLYHLPHLDHPAAPESPRAPLPWMK; encoded by the coding sequence ATGCAGGTCTTGATTCTCAACCCGAACGTGGGTGGGAACGCCCCGGTGGTGCGCCTGTGGGCGGTGCACCTCGCCCGGCAGGGCCACCAGGTGCACCTGGTCACCAACCACCACCCCAACCCCCATCAATTGCCTGTGGACGTGCGGGAGAACCTGCACCTGCACCCCCTGGAGGTGGATGAGGACCACGGGGCAGGAAACCCGGCGCTTTCGTTTTCCACCCTGCACCAGGTGGCCACCCTCACCCTGGAGCATGACGTTCAGGTGGTGCACACCCATGACGTGCTGCTCTCCACCCAGGCGGCGGTGCAGGCCCGGAAACTCACCGGGCAAGCCCACCCGGTGGTGGTGACGGTGCACGGCTCTGAACCCCAGCTCATGGACCCCAGGCACCTGCCAGTGGTTCGGGATGTGCTGGGGATGGCCGATCATGTGACGGCCCGTTCCCGCTTCCTGGCTTGCACGCTGGCACAGCATGTGGGGCGCACAGCGCAGGTGACCCCATCGTGGGTGGACCTCCAGCGCTTCACCCCTCAGGCATTGCCCCCGGAAGAGCCGGTCACCCTGCTGCACTTTGCGGGGGTGTCCAGCAAAGCCCGCTCCGTGGACGCCTTGCTGGTGTTGCAGAGGGTGCTGGAGCAGCGGAGTGCGATCCTCAGGATGGTGGGTCAGCCAGCAGCTTTGCAGCTTTGCGAGGACCTCGCCCGGAGCCTTGGGGTGCTCCCGCAGGTGAATCTGGTGCACGGCACCCAACTGCAGGAGCGTCACTTTCAGGGGGTGCACCTGCAACTGCTCACCCGTGAAGGCGAAGCGCACGGTCAGTACCTGCTGGACGGCCTGGCCTGTGGGGTGCCTGCGGTGGCTTCCCGTTCCGGGGCCCACCTGGAGGTGTTGCATCACGGTCAGGGTGGGGTGCTGGTGCCCACCGGTGACGTGCAGCAGATGGCGGGTGCCGTCCTGAACCTCATGGAGGACCGACGGACCTACCAGCAGCTGCGGGCCCAGGCGGTGCAGCGCAGTTTGCATTACGCCGAGGACCGCCTGGGCTTCCTGTACCGCCGGTTGCTGTACCACCTGCCTCACTTGGACCACCCGGCAGCCCCGGAGTCCCCCCGTGCTCCGTTGCCGTGGATGAA